Proteins encoded by one window of Sulfurimonas hongkongensis:
- a CDS encoding superoxide dismutase codes for MIELQKLPFEEDALEPFISKETIEFHYHKHHASYVKNLNDLIKGTEYDKISLSSIIRDSDGVIFNNAAQTFNHTFYWKSLCAKSTPPKGKLLTKIEEDFGSLEALKEQFLKEGATLFGSGWVWLVREAKGQLMLKQTKNADTPLSYGAIPLFVCDVWEHAYYIDYRNARPKYLAEFWEHINWEFAEQTYEATDNDVFIAIEPCNDIHDPFCQILDDMQNADRVTS; via the coding sequence ATGATTGAGTTACAAAAACTACCATTTGAAGAGGACGCATTGGAGCCTTTTATATCTAAAGAGACTATAGAGTTTCACTATCATAAGCATCACGCTTCTTATGTTAAGAACTTAAATGATCTTATAAAGGGTACTGAATATGACAAAATATCTCTTTCATCTATCATTCGCGATAGTGATGGAGTTATTTTCAACAACGCAGCTCAAACCTTTAACCACACTTTTTATTGGAAATCTCTATGCGCTAAGTCGACTCCGCCAAAAGGAAAACTGCTTACTAAGATAGAAGAAGATTTTGGCTCACTTGAGGCTCTAAAAGAGCAGTTTTTAAAAGAGGGTGCTACTCTTTTTGGTTCAGGTTGGGTTTGGCTCGTTCGTGAAGCAAAAGGGCAGTTAATGCTAAAGCAGACTAAAAATGCGGACACCCCACTAAGTTATGGAGCTATTCCTCTTTTTGTTTGTGATGTTTGGGAACATGCTTATTATATAGATTATAGAAACGCAAGACCAAAATATTTAGCTGAATTTTGGGAGCATATAAACTGGGAGTTTGCAGAACAAACTTATGAAGCAACAGATAATGATGTTTTTATTGCTATAGAACCATGTAATGACATACACGATCCATTTTGCCAGATACTAGATGATATGCAAAATGCAGATAGAGTTACAAGTTAG
- a CDS encoding DUF6166 domain-containing protein, translated as MTTRINHVFKGHKTLLGNRYVTYAEVELPLKYELFKKSKDGFDWGNSSASSMQLAFSILHQLSDTEFAQNYALEFCNDIIKGLSGRDWILNSTDIINWIKNTPDGEEILRAKAQAMRVSQPSPKAFKKIKRNIVKDICKELSITQKNLAEILEIPEGTVSSWAVKNEIPRLGKKAIEFYIQNRRNQEVVDSYKNFVKLLQTA; from the coding sequence ATGACAACTAGAATCAATCATGTTTTTAAAGGACATAAGACACTTCTTGGAAACAGGTATGTAACGTATGCAGAAGTAGAACTACCTCTGAAATACGAGCTTTTTAAAAAATCAAAAGATGGCTTTGACTGGGGAAATAGTAGTGCGTCATCCATGCAACTAGCTTTTTCAATACTCCATCAGCTAAGTGATACTGAGTTTGCACAAAACTATGCTTTAGAGTTTTGCAATGACATCATAAAAGGTCTATCTGGTAGAGACTGGATACTAAATTCAACTGACATTATAAACTGGATAAAAAACACTCCTGATGGAGAAGAGATCTTAAGAGCAAAAGCACAAGCAATGAGAGTATCTCAGCCGTCTCCAAAGGCTTTTAAAAAGATAAAAAGAAACATAGTAAAAGATATATGTAAAGAGCTAAGCATTACTCAAAAAAATCTTGCAGAAATTTTAGAAATTCCAGAAGGAACCGTAAGTAGTTGGGCTGTTAAAAATGAAATCCCAAGACTCGGTAAAAAAGCTATAGAGTTTTACATCCAAAACAGAAGAAATCAAGAAGTAGTAGATAGCTATAAAAACTTTGTAAAGCTCTTGCAAACTGCTTAG
- the coaD gene encoding pantetheine-phosphate adenylyltransferase — translation MKKIALYPGTFDPITNGHFDIIERALKLFDEVIIAVAESHEKKPMFSLQDRIEMVEKSTKKLNNISVVGFDNLTVELAKTHGATILIRGLRALSDFEYELQLGYLNNSLDDSIETVYLMPKLKHAFISSSSVRSLLKFKAKTEHLIPSEVQKIIGSKERCM, via the coding sequence TTGAAAAAAATCGCACTATATCCTGGAACATTTGATCCCATTACAAATGGACATTTTGACATAATTGAGAGAGCTTTAAAACTCTTTGATGAAGTCATTATTGCTGTTGCCGAGTCACATGAGAAAAAACCTATGTTTAGTCTACAAGACCGTATAGAGATGGTAGAAAAATCAACAAAAAAACTAAACAATATAAGTGTAGTTGGATTTGATAACCTAACAGTTGAGCTTGCCAAAACACATGGAGCGACTATCCTTATTCGTGGACTTCGTGCACTTAGCGACTTTGAGTATGAATTGCAACTTGGATATTTAAACAACTCGCTTGATGACTCTATAGAGACAGTTTACTTGATGCCAAAACTAAAACACGCTTTTATAAGTTCATCTAGTGTTAGAAGCCTTTTAAAGTTTAAAGCAAAAACAGAGCACTTGATTCCTAGTGAAGTACAAAAAATCATAGGGAGCAAAGAGAGATGTATGTAA
- a CDS encoding MOSC domain-containing protein, whose product MEKVITKVLELKVGNVEISNLQDNKREVLSSGIKKKPTQKAYLTKVGFSEDEQGDTLHHGGKNKALFIFSALTYEKINSYFNSSFDMHGVASFGENLVLSEISESDVCVGDVFKIGQGIVQITQPRQPCWKLSAHTEIKDMTKVVFLNGFTGWYAKVLKEGYISKEDEVILQKRAHKNLTIAKLNELIVDPMSDEEATKEALLCDDLGRAFFASLAKRYELRDRDDQFSYYHT is encoded by the coding sequence ATGGAAAAAGTAATAACTAAGGTTTTAGAGCTAAAAGTTGGAAATGTTGAGATTTCAAATCTTCAAGATAACAAAAGAGAAGTTTTAAGCTCTGGCATTAAGAAAAAACCAACACAAAAAGCCTATCTTACAAAGGTGGGTTTTAGTGAGGATGAGCAGGGTGACACGCTCCATCATGGTGGAAAAAATAAAGCTCTTTTTATATTTAGTGCGCTTACATATGAGAAAATAAATTCATATTTCAATAGTAGTTTTGATATGCACGGCGTGGCATCTTTTGGAGAAAATCTAGTTTTATCTGAAATATCTGAAAGTGATGTTTGTGTGGGCGATGTTTTTAAGATAGGCCAGGGTATAGTACAAATTACTCAACCTAGACAACCTTGTTGGAAACTAAGTGCCCATACAGAGATTAAAGATATGACAAAAGTAGTATTTCTTAATGGTTTTACTGGTTGGTATGCAAAAGTTTTAAAAGAGGGTTATATCTCAAAAGAAGATGAAGTCATTTTACAAAAAAGAGCTCATAAAAATCTTACTATTGCTAAACTAAATGAGCTTATCGTAGATCCAATGAGCGATGAAGAAGCAACTAAAGAAGCACTTTTGTGCGATGATTTAGGAAGGGCATTCTTTGCATCTCTAGCTAAGAGATATGAGCTTAGAGATAGGGATGATCAATTCTCATACTATCACACTTGA
- the hisS gene encoding histidine--tRNA ligase — MIKSLRGMNDIMSEDYQRFTHFIETATSIAKRYGYHFIETPLLEETALFKRSVGDSSDIVSKEMYQFIDKGDNDVCLRPEGTAGVVRAFVQKKLDKAGGIHRFFYHGPMFRYERPQKGRLREFHQFGVESFGVESVYEDASIIMMVSDILNALGIGYRLQLNSLGCSECMPPYRQNLVNFVKSVKDRVCEDCIRRLETNPIRVLDCKNPTCQTIYRDAPKLISSLCKNCDDDFTTLKKILKDNDINYEIDTNLVRGLDYYSKTAFEFVSDNIGSQSAIAGGGRYDRLVEFLDGKATPAVGFAIGIERLLELIEMPQNQREGYYMGALDEEAIDLVVKLTQSKRKTHKVTLDYKAKNLQKHLKAADKADAKFCCVIGSNELNNDTIWVKNLQEKTEEIIKIEDF, encoded by the coding sequence ATGATTAAGTCGCTAAGAGGTATGAATGATATTATGAGTGAGGATTACCAAAGATTTACTCACTTTATAGAGACTGCTACGTCCATAGCCAAAAGATATGGTTATCACTTTATAGAGACTCCTCTACTTGAAGAGACTGCTCTTTTTAAACGCTCTGTTGGGGACTCTAGCGATATAGTTTCAAAAGAGATGTATCAGTTTATAGATAAAGGAGACAATGATGTTTGTCTTCGCCCTGAGGGAACTGCTGGTGTTGTAAGAGCTTTTGTGCAAAAGAAACTTGACAAAGCTGGTGGTATTCATAGGTTTTTCTATCATGGGCCTATGTTTCGCTATGAGAGACCTCAAAAAGGAAGACTTAGAGAGTTTCATCAGTTTGGAGTTGAGAGTTTTGGGGTTGAGAGTGTTTATGAAGATGCCTCTATAATTATGATGGTTAGCGATATCTTAAATGCCCTTGGCATCGGATATAGGCTTCAATTAAACTCGCTAGGGTGTAGTGAATGCATGCCACCATATCGCCAAAATCTTGTCAACTTTGTTAAAAGCGTAAAAGATAGGGTTTGTGAGGATTGTATTCGTAGACTAGAAACCAATCCCATCAGAGTTCTTGATTGTAAAAATCCTACTTGCCAGACTATATATAGAGATGCACCAAAGCTTATAAGTTCTTTATGTAAAAATTGTGATGATGACTTTACTACTCTAAAGAAGATACTCAAAGATAACGATATAAACTATGAGATAGATACAAATCTTGTTCGTGGGCTTGATTATTATTCCAAAACTGCATTTGAATTTGTAAGTGACAATATAGGAAGCCAAAGTGCGATAGCTGGTGGCGGAAGATATGATAGACTTGTAGAGTTTTTAGATGGAAAAGCTACTCCTGCGGTTGGTTTTGCTATTGGGATTGAGAGGTTACTAGAACTTATAGAGATGCCACAAAATCAAAGAGAAGGCTACTATATGGGGGCTTTAGATGAAGAGGCGATTGACCTAGTTGTAAAGCTTACGCAAAGTAAAAGAAAGACTCATAAAGTCACACTTGATTATAAAGCAAAAAACTTACAAAAGCATCTAAAAGCAGCTGATAAAGCAGATGCTAAATTTTGTTGTGTCATTGGTTCAAATGAGTTAAACAATGATACAATTTGGGTTAAAAACTTGCAAGAAAAAACAGAAGAGATTATCAAGATAGAGGACTTTTAA
- a CDS encoding UbiX family flavin prenyltransferase yields the protein MKRKIVVATSGASGVNLGIKTMKLLPRNIDKHFIMTKNSNIVLQKENNLTIYDNEDIAASVASGSFGVDAMIIAPCSMNTLAKIACGISDNLVTRCASVVIKEQKKLILAPREMPFSAIALENMLKLSRLGVIIAPPVIAYYSQQQTLEEMENFIVGKWFDLLDIEHNLYKRWE from the coding sequence ATGAAGCGTAAAATAGTAGTAGCAACAAGCGGGGCCAGTGGAGTAAACCTAGGCATAAAGACCATGAAACTACTTCCTAGAAACATTGATAAACACTTTATTATGACAAAAAACTCTAATATAGTTTTACAAAAAGAGAATAACTTAACCATTTATGACAATGAAGACATAGCAGCAAGTGTTGCTTCTGGCTCATTTGGAGTAGATGCTATGATAATAGCACCTTGTAGCATGAACACGCTTGCTAAAATCGCTTGTGGCATCTCAGACAACTTAGTAACAAGGTGTGCGAGTGTTGTGATAAAAGAGCAAAAAAAACTTATCTTAGCTCCAAGAGAGATGCCCTTTTCTGCCATTGCACTAGAAAATATGCTTAAACTATCTCGTCTTGGAGTCATAATAGCTCCTCCAGTTATAGCCTACTACTCACAACAACAAACACTAGAAGAGATGGAAAATTTTATCGTAGGCAAGTGGTTTGACTTGCTTGATATTGAGCATAATCTTTATAAGAGATGGGAGTAA
- a CDS encoding EAL and HDOD domain-containing protein, whose translation MYTFILKFILENAMNPNLYIARQPILSNDESIFAFEMLYRDSNKSSNIQDDREATVAVLSNILNKFGVKNLLGDKKAFIKADKNFLMHDVVFYIPKEYFIFSLQASMNLTDELKTRITELSELGYTLAINDVLLTKEVLESFSSLLKYVSYIKVDINTTEQNLELLKDIEAQIIFTKVETHELYDKAKKYDAKLIQGYFFAKPKILEQEKFDPQSLRAVELCNFMMSDASIDEIVEKFEQNHAISLQLLKYVNSGFFHFRHTISSIRQVLTLMGRTPLTQWLMLMMYSTKSSQSEQDGETALMQLLKSRTDLMVEVSKQLKDTGIENLTSKVYFLGVLSLLDALFNASIRRVLDELNIDIEIKDAIVDGKGVLGEILIFAKSLEDFNIKEVETFCEKYKIDTQSLEDLSLEVIRSANEFELSRTKIS comes from the coding sequence TTGTATACTTTTATATTAAAATTTATTTTAGAGAATGCAATGAATCCAAATCTATATATAGCAAGACAACCTATATTAAGCAATGATGAGAGCATATTCGCATTTGAGATGCTCTATAGAGACTCAAACAAGAGTTCTAATATCCAAGATGACAGAGAGGCTACGGTTGCAGTTTTGAGCAATATTTTGAATAAGTTTGGAGTTAAGAATCTCTTAGGAGATAAAAAAGCGTTCATAAAAGCCGATAAAAACTTTTTGATGCATGATGTCGTTTTTTATATACCTAAAGAGTATTTTATATTTTCACTTCAAGCTAGTATGAACCTTACAGATGAATTAAAAACAAGAATAACAGAACTAAGTGAACTTGGTTACACACTAGCCATCAACGATGTTTTACTCACAAAAGAAGTGCTTGAATCATTTAGCTCTCTACTAAAGTACGTTAGTTATATCAAAGTAGATATAAACACAACAGAACAAAATCTTGAGTTACTAAAAGATATTGAGGCACAAATTATATTTACAAAAGTTGAGACACATGAACTCTATGATAAGGCAAAAAAGTATGATGCTAAACTTATTCAAGGTTACTTTTTTGCTAAACCGAAAATTTTAGAACAAGAGAAGTTTGATCCACAAAGTCTTAGAGCAGTAGAACTTTGTAACTTTATGATGAGCGATGCTTCTATTGATGAAATAGTAGAGAAATTTGAGCAAAATCATGCTATATCTCTTCAACTCTTAAAGTATGTAAATTCAGGTTTTTTTCATTTTAGACATACAATATCTTCAATCCGTCAAGTCTTGACTCTTATGGGTAGAACACCACTTACCCAGTGGCTTATGCTTATGATGTACTCTACAAAGTCAAGTCAAAGTGAGCAGGATGGCGAAACTGCTCTTATGCAACTACTAAAATCAAGAACAGACCTCATGGTAGAGGTGTCAAAGCAACTAAAAGATACAGGCATTGAAAATCTAACATCAAAAGTCTATTTTTTAGGAGTTTTATCACTCTTAGATGCACTCTTTAATGCAAGTATTAGACGGGTTTTAGATGAATTAAATATAGACATAGAAATAAAGGACGCCATAGTAGATGGCAAAGGAGTTTTAGGCGAAATTCTTATATTTGCAAAGAGTCTTGAGGACTTCAATATAAAAGAAGTTGAGACTTTTTGCGAAAAATATAAAATAGACACTCAGTCACTTGAAGACTTGAGTTTAGAAGTTATCCGTAGTGCAAATGAGTTCGAGCTTAGTAGAACAAAAATCTCCTAA
- the tmk gene encoding dTMP kinase encodes MYVTIEGIDTAGKSTQIQKLQEHFKDAIITKEPGGTKLGSKIREIVLGAQINSKKAEFLLFLADRAEHIQEVIKPNISKMIISDRSIVSGIAYALVQGEISETAIVHLNRFATDGTYPKKVFLLKLTKEELEFRLSQKKLDGIELRGVEYLLSIQDAIVKATELLELELVVVDATKDIETITKEIIKSI; translated from the coding sequence ATGTATGTAACCATAGAGGGTATTGATACTGCTGGAAAAAGCACACAGATTCAAAAATTACAAGAGCACTTTAAAGATGCCATTATCACAAAAGAACCAGGTGGAACCAAGCTTGGTTCTAAGATAAGAGAGATAGTCTTAGGTGCACAAATAAATAGTAAAAAAGCTGAATTTTTACTCTTTTTAGCAGATAGAGCTGAACATATCCAAGAGGTCATAAAGCCAAATATTAGTAAGATGATTATTTCTGATAGAAGCATTGTTAGCGGGATCGCTTACGCTTTAGTTCAAGGAGAGATAAGTGAGACTGCAATTGTACATCTAAATAGATTTGCAACAGATGGAACCTACCCTAAAAAAGTATTTTTACTAAAGCTTACAAAAGAGGAGTTAGAGTTTAGACTATCTCAAAAAAAGCTTGATGGTATAGAACTCCGTGGTGTTGAGTATCTCTTAAGCATTCAAGATGCCATTGTAAAGGCTACAGAGCTCCTAGAATTGGAGCTTGTAGTGGTAGATGCAACTAAAGACATAGAGACAATAACTAAAGAGATAATTAAAAGTATTTAA
- the flgA gene encoding flagellar basal body P-ring formation chaperone FlgA encodes MSKIFTLFIILTGFIYASNFAHVKLQSTYYVDSDDIYISHIIKDAPRNKKIYKIRDGRYTKRVKSQELLKVLKENGYRGIVAQTSYVKFVKSSPIDTSKIVNHVRLYYQRHYKNIEINSINIQTRGFIESLPKSYVVKMRDDAYLAKDGILSIKTPKNKKIYFNFMVDAKVIVYATKKRLARATPLSALNTLKKSIILDRFMAKPIEELDKKPLQSRHHLQKDSTITIRDVEILRIVKRNESISVSMDSKNMSITFSARALQDAKMGDTITVEKANGTRLKVVVVGKNRGVIK; translated from the coding sequence ATGTCTAAAATATTCACTCTTTTCATTATTTTAACAGGTTTTATATATGCAAGTAACTTTGCGCATGTAAAACTTCAAAGTACTTACTATGTTGACTCAGATGATATCTATATCTCTCATATTATAAAAGATGCTCCAAGGAACAAAAAAATATATAAGATACGTGATGGCAGGTATACAAAAAGAGTAAAATCACAAGAACTACTAAAAGTACTAAAAGAAAATGGATATAGAGGTATTGTTGCTCAAACCTCTTATGTAAAGTTTGTAAAATCAAGCCCGATAGACACTTCAAAAATAGTTAATCATGTTAGGCTTTACTACCAAAGACACTATAAAAATATAGAGATAAATAGTATAAATATTCAAACAAGAGGCTTTATAGAATCACTTCCAAAGAGTTATGTAGTCAAGATGAGAGATGATGCTTATCTTGCAAAAGATGGAATATTAAGTATTAAAACACCAAAAAACAAAAAAATCTACTTTAACTTTATGGTAGATGCAAAGGTTATTGTCTACGCAACAAAAAAGAGACTAGCAAGAGCCACTCCACTATCAGCTCTTAACACATTAAAAAAGAGTATAATTTTAGATAGGTTCATGGCAAAACCCATAGAAGAGCTAGATAAAAAACCATTGCAAAGTAGACACCATCTACAAAAAGATAGCACTATAACCATAAGAGATGTAGAAATTTTACGTATAGTTAAACGAAATGAAAGTATAAGTGTTTCAATGGATAGTAAAAACATGTCTATAACTTTTAGTGCAAGAGCTCTTCAAGATGCAAAAATGGGTGATACAATAACGGTTGAAAAAGCTAATGGTACAAGATTGAAAGTAGTAGTAGTTGGAAAAAATAGAGGGGTGATAAAGTAA
- a CDS encoding FMN-binding glutamate synthase family protein: MQTLHSIWVLFIEFIEFFILAGLFATIALFIYDKYIQRKHALLVNYPVIGRFRYFFEALREPLRQYFANETFYDSKDKIDWVYTAAKDLPNFKSFSVAQPFSGSRFIIKHATNVLNEDEVLEDTSVIFGKDREIPFVSHTPIIRSAMSDGSISPEAVRAFSIAGAKTNLTINTGEGSLTSNHLFTHKPNLDDCDYLEIVESTPLAEFIFTMGDKLFNRAIALKWYRTTLLNRDTQNTYIYDTVSHVLFRVNWNAPLESFPKEVPQDIPNMIFQMSSGLYGVRDASGKFDELKYQKVMKFCKMTEIKIAQGAKQTGGKLAAAKVTADVAFYRGVPQGKDIFSPNRFPYADTTEHLLDFVERLQKLSLKPVGFKIVISDMDAVDELACEIAKRKADGKNIPDFISVDSGEGGSATAPLELMESVGLTTNNALYILDAMLKKHDVRQDIKIIASGKILTPDDAVTTLCMGADAIGIARGFMMSGGCIRARMCSGFGSHVCPVGMATQDEKKRASYLVVKEGKEIGNYHLNLVKGMKMISAVMGIKNIKDMDKKNLTFRSQNSELYFDIDKYFQQKLHI; this comes from the coding sequence ATGCAAACACTCCATAGTATCTGGGTTTTATTTATAGAGTTTATTGAGTTTTTTATACTCGCTGGTCTATTTGCTACTATAGCTTTGTTCATTTATGATAAATATATACAGAGAAAACATGCTCTGCTTGTCAACTACCCAGTTATTGGTCGCTTTAGATACTTCTTTGAAGCACTTCGCGAGCCACTTCGTCAATATTTTGCAAATGAGACTTTTTATGACTCAAAAGATAAAATAGACTGGGTATACACTGCTGCAAAGGATTTGCCAAATTTCAAATCTTTCTCAGTAGCTCAGCCATTTTCAGGTTCAAGGTTTATCATAAAACATGCTACAAATGTTTTAAATGAAGATGAAGTTCTAGAAGATACAAGTGTGATTTTTGGTAAAGACAGGGAGATTCCTTTTGTATCACATACTCCTATTATCCGCTCTGCCATGAGTGATGGTTCAATCTCTCCAGAAGCAGTTAGAGCTTTCTCTATTGCAGGAGCTAAAACAAATCTAACTATAAACACAGGAGAGGGATCACTAACTTCAAACCATCTCTTTACTCATAAACCAAACCTAGATGATTGTGATTATCTTGAAATAGTTGAGAGTACACCTTTGGCTGAGTTTATTTTTACAATGGGAGATAAGTTATTTAATCGTGCAATAGCTTTAAAATGGTACAGAACTACCCTACTAAATAGAGATACACAAAACACTTATATATATGATACAGTCTCTCATGTACTCTTTCGAGTAAACTGGAATGCCCCTCTTGAGTCATTTCCAAAAGAAGTTCCACAAGATATTCCAAATATGATATTTCAAATGAGTTCTGGTCTTTATGGGGTAAGAGATGCAAGTGGCAAGTTTGATGAGTTAAAGTATCAAAAAGTAATGAAGTTTTGTAAAATGACTGAGATAAAAATAGCTCAAGGTGCAAAACAAACTGGTGGAAAATTAGCTGCTGCAAAAGTAACTGCTGATGTTGCATTTTACAGAGGTGTGCCACAAGGAAAAGATATATTTTCACCAAATAGATTTCCTTATGCAGATACAACAGAACATCTTTTAGACTTTGTAGAGAGACTTCAAAAACTCTCACTTAAGCCTGTTGGTTTTAAGATAGTTATCTCTGATATGGATGCTGTAGATGAACTGGCTTGTGAGATTGCAAAAAGAAAAGCTGATGGCAAAAACATACCTGATTTTATCTCAGTAGATAGTGGCGAAGGTGGAAGCGCTACTGCTCCACTAGAACTTATGGAATCAGTGGGTCTAACAACAAACAACGCCCTTTATATCTTAGATGCTATGCTAAAAAAACATGATGTTCGTCAAGATATAAAAATAATAGCAAGTGGTAAAATACTAACTCCAGATGATGCTGTAACCACTCTTTGTATGGGTGCAGATGCCATAGGAATTGCAAGAGGTTTTATGATGAGTGGTGGCTGTATTCGTGCTAGAATGTGCTCTGGTTTTGGTTCTCATGTTTGCCCTGTTGGAATGGCTACACAAGATGAGAAAAAAAGAGCCTCATATCTTGTTGTAAAAGAGGGAAAAGAGATAGGAAACTATCATCTAAATCTAGTTAAAGGAATGAAAATGATATCTGCTGTTATGGGCATCAAAAATATCAAAGATATGGATAAAAAAAACTTAACCTTTAGAAGCCAAAACTCTGAATTATATTTTGATATAGATAAATATTTTCAACAAAAGCTACATATATGA
- the speA gene encoding biosynthetic arginine decarboxylase, whose amino-acid sequence MNDFGLDIWSNKNFIIENDEVKLNYKSMPSILELVQEIRSNDVRGPMLLRFPHLIKKQISSLYSYFDKAIKINNYRGSFNAVFPLKVNQFPHAIEAITEQGGRFNYGLEAGSKAELILAMSKTPLGAYITVNGFKDKEMITLGFIAAQSGHNITLTIEGLGELETIIEVAQECNLKVPDIGIRVRLHSAGSGIWAKSGGMDAKFGLTSTEIIEAIKLLNEADLLKHLSMVHFHLGSQMSDIAPLKKALREAGNIYAELRKMGADSLDNINIGGGLAVEYDQHTKSKARNYSIDEFTSSVVFSLGQVMDAKNVKHPNIFTESGRFIVASHAVLVTPVLELFTHDYQKKLLNFKPVNPPLLDELIELNNLLSNQNCIEYLHDALDHMESLLTLFDLGYIDLQDRSNAEILVHNIIKRALYLKSADPTDELEQLQVKLQERYLINASIFQSLPDYWGLNQHFPVMPLHYLNTTPLRAASLWDITCDSDGEIGFDPDKPLYLHDIDLDEEDYFLGFFNVGAYQETLGMNHNLFTHPSEYTIEIDEDGHKITNEVESKNILEILESLGYSKDDILDKLKGDLIKSDFISKQEKNDTLAKLETFVNQNGYLRTTN is encoded by the coding sequence ATGAATGATTTTGGTTTAGATATCTGGTCCAATAAAAACTTTATAATCGAAAATGATGAAGTTAAACTAAACTACAAAAGTATGCCATCCATTTTAGAACTTGTTCAAGAAATTCGCTCAAATGATGTTAGAGGTCCTATGCTTTTGAGGTTTCCACACCTTATAAAAAAACAGATAAGTAGCCTCTACTCCTACTTTGATAAAGCTATAAAAATAAACAACTATAGAGGCAGTTTTAATGCTGTTTTCCCTCTTAAAGTAAACCAGTTTCCTCATGCTATAGAGGCTATTACAGAGCAAGGAGGGAGATTTAACTATGGGCTTGAGGCAGGTTCAAAAGCAGAGCTAATCCTTGCCATGAGTAAAACTCCACTTGGAGCTTACATAACAGTAAATGGCTTTAAAGATAAGGAGATGATAACTCTAGGATTTATTGCAGCTCAAAGTGGACACAATATCACTCTAACTATCGAAGGTTTAGGAGAGCTGGAGACCATCATAGAAGTGGCACAGGAGTGCAATTTAAAGGTTCCTGACATTGGTATAAGAGTAAGACTTCATAGTGCGGGAAGTGGCATCTGGGCAAAAAGTGGTGGAATGGATGCTAAGTTTGGACTCACTTCTACAGAGATTATAGAGGCTATTAAACTCTTAAATGAAGCAGATTTATTAAAACATCTAAGTATGGTTCATTTTCATTTAGGCTCTCAAATGTCAGATATAGCTCCTCTTAAAAAAGCACTAAGAGAGGCTGGAAATATCTATGCTGAACTTAGAAAGATGGGTGCAGACTCACTTGATAATATAAATATTGGCGGAGGTTTAGCCGTAGAGTATGACCAACATACCAAATCAAAAGCTAGAAACTACTCAATAGATGAATTTACAAGCTCAGTTGTCTTCTCGCTTGGTCAAGTAATGGATGCTAAAAATGTAAAACATCCAAATATTTTTACAGAATCAGGTAGATTTATAGTAGCATCGCATGCAGTTCTTGTCACTCCAGTACTAGAGCTTTTTACGCATGACTATCAAAAAAAACTCTTAAACTTTAAACCTGTAAATCCACCTCTTCTTGATGAGCTAATAGAGCTAAATAATCTTCTTAGCAATCAAAACTGTATAGAGTATCTTCACGATGCACTAGATCATATGGAGTCACTACTTACTCTTTTTGATTTAGGCTATATCGATCTTCAAGACAGATCAAACGCAGAGATTTTAGTTCACAACATTATAAAAAGAGCCTTGTATCTAAAGTCAGCAGACCCAACAGATGAGTTAGAGCAACTTCAGGTAAAGCTACAAGAGAGATATCTTATAAATGCCTCTATCTTTCAAAGTTTGCCAGATTACTGGGGTCTAAATCAACACTTCCCAGTTATGCCACTACACTACCTAAACACAACACCACTAAGAGCCGCGTCTCTATGGGATATAACTTGTGATAGTGATGGAGAGATAGGTTTTGATCCTGATAAACCTCTCTATTTACATGATATTGATCTTGATGAAGAGGATTATTTTTTAGGCTTCTTTAACGTTGGAGCTTATCAAGAAACACTTGGAATGAACCACAATCTTTTTACGCATCCTAGTGAATATACTATTGAAATAGATGAAGATGGACACAAAATCACAAACGAAGTTGAATCAAAAAACATTTTAGAGATATTAGAATCACTCGGTTATAGTAAAGATGATATTTTAGATAAACTTAAAGGTGATTTGATAAAAAGTGACTTTATTTCGAAGCAAGAAAAAAATGATACACTTGCAAAACTTGAAACTTTTGTAAATCAAAATGGTTATCTACGAACTACAAACTAA